In Streptococcus porcinus, the genomic window TTTGAGGTCATTTTCAGGTAATAAACTTGAAGATAGTATAATATCATCTATCTGGCCACACATTTTCAAAAGATAGACTTGTGCCTTTAAGGACATATCTCGTTGAATTTCAGTGGAAACCATTCGGTCTGAAAGAGGCCATGGCCCAATTTTGCTATTTGGACTATCAATGAAGGCGGCAGTTTTCAAATTATAAGTCTTATATTGTTTGGCTGTTTTGAGAAAATAGTCAAAAGACAGTCCAGTATATTCTTGTGGATAAAAGTTGTGAGAGCCTATTAATTGATGTGGATTTGGACCAAAGTCCATAACCATATCAATGTAGTGTTGCCCACGTGAGATGTTTAATTCAATTTTGATTCCCAAGTTATTATGGGTCAACATAGCTTCTTCATAGCCAGTGAAGCCTTCGTCTAATCTTAGAGTATCAATTCCCATTTGTGCAAAGACTTCTAATTGATTGTACTTAATGTTTAAGGCTTTAAAGAGTTTTGGATTAACATCTAAAGATGTTTTAAGGCCTTTATTATTTCCATACTGGATGATTTCGGTAAACGTAGCAACTGTTTCTAGTGCATTGTCTGCTACTTCTAACATAGACGTAAAGAGTCGTTGGTAACCGTATTTCACTGCTAAATCAATATAGGCCTTCATTTCAGCCATTGACGTTTTAGACGGATAAATAGATATTCCTAATTTTCCCATTACTAGTTTCCTCTCTAAAAAATACCTTAATTCACTAAGTGAGTTAAGGTATTTAGTGAATTATACAATTGCTGATTCAGCTACTACAGCTCTTTCTTCAGCCAACAGTTTTTTATCATAATATTTAATGAATGGGAACCAAATCAAGAATGCGAGTGTTACACAAACAATAGCTAAAATAGCTGCTTTGATGTCACCTGAACCAAGGTAGGCCCCTAAACCACCTGGGGTTGGCCATGGTGTTTGAATAATTGCTTTTTTAACAATATTTAAATCCACAACAACAAATGCTACTACTGCAGTTACTACCGGAGAGAGTAAAAATGGAATAGCAAGAATAGGATTATAAACGATTGGAAGTCCAAAAATAAGTGGTTCATTAATGTTAAAGAGTGATGAACCAATTGAAGCGCGACCTAACATTTTTAATTGTTCTGACTTAGCAAATAATGCCATAAAGATACATACTCCTAAGGTTGCACCTGAACCACCAATAGTAACATAGGCATTTGTAAATTCACCAGCGAAGGCAAAGTGGGCACCATTAACATTTTCTGCCATATTTGCTAGCAAAATAGGATTAACTAGTCCCATAACGATGTTAGCTCCATGGATACCAACTAGCCATAAAGCATGAATCAGGAAATAAATAACGATAATCCCACCAATGGAATTCGTAATATTTTTAACGAAACCAAATGGAATAGCAATGACTTTATAAATATCCGTTCCCAACATAATAAAGATTCCACTAATAAAAAGTACCGTTACAGCTACAACAAATGCGGGTATCAAGGCCGTAAATGAGCGAGATACACCTTCTGGTACTGCATCTGGCATTTTAACTACCCAATTTTTAACTACACAAAGTCTATATAGTTGCACAGTTAATACTGCCATCAATATCCCTGTAAAGAGACCTGAGGTTGAAAGACGAGCTAAGCTATCCCCACCTACTGACCATCCGTTAATAGTTGTTTCATTAGCTACTAATGCCATAGCTCCTTTAGAAAAAGTAATTTCTGGAATTGTCATAAAGAATGCAAAGACTGAAAGTAGCCCCCCATTCATCGGATCAAGATTCAACCCATCTTCTTCTGCATAAATTTTGGTATATTCAAATCCAATAACAAATGCGAAATAAAGGGTTAAAATCCCCATAGAACACTTATAGGCTATAAGTGTTAGTGCAGCAATTTTATCAAATGAACTTGCCCACAAATCTTGGACAAATGGGAATGGGAATGCGGTAGGAATAATTCCTAAGACCAAGAAAGCGGAACCAACGATTGTGAGTGGAATACTGGCCATCCCAGCAGCGACAATCGCACGCACAGGACGCCACGTGGATACTACTCCCATGGGACCCATGAGGTACTTCTCTAAAATTTCAAACATTAAGCTTACCTCCTAATTTATTTACATTAATAATGTTTGCTAGGTTTAAGTGATGCCAAATAACGATTAATACGAGCATACTGCCTATCCTTATTGGTATTGATATGACTGATTTTGACTAACATCCAAAATGATAACAAGATACCTAAAGCTAAGAGTGACGTTACCACCATTCTACTTGTAAAGCTAGTATTAAAAAATGGATATAGGATATAGGATTGACCTGCTAGAGTCATAACTATTAAACAAGCATTCACTGCAATAGTTGTTTTAAAGAAAGTTTTAGTCACAGTCGCTTTTTTTTGTTTAGTACTATACATCTTGAATTGTTCCCACATAGCAAAAAAAGCAAAAGTCCCTAATACTATTGGAATGAAAACAGTAGCTGAAGCTTTAGATAAATAAAGCATGATAATCCAATAAAGATTTGTAAAAAAGAAAAATGTAACTACATAACGGATCATAAAATACCTAGTATAATACATTGTTTTAAGGGCACTTGTTTGACGTATAGTTTCCATTTTCTCTTTTCCCACTATCTTCATCTCAAAACTTCCTTTCATTTCATTACAAAGTTATTGCATCTTTTTATAGAGTGCTAACATTTCAATAGCAACTTCACGTAGGGTCATCGTTGTCATTAAATGATCTTGAGCATGAACCATAATAATTTCAATCTTGATTTCCGTGCCTCCAGCATATTCTTGCAAGAGTTTAGTTTGTGCCTTATGAGCCTGTAAAAGATCTTCATTAGCAACTTCTAACAGCTCAGAGGCTCTATTGTAGTCACCTTTTCGCATCTCTGCAAATGCTTCATGAACTGTTGTTCTTGAGTTCCCGCTATTCAAGATAATTTCAAAAGCAGCCATTTGCAATTCGTCATTCGTCATTATGTTCTCCTATTTTATGTCTAATATTATCTGCTTAAAACTTTCAAAGTCTTGACAAGCAATAAGTTTTTCCTTAGTTTGAGTACATTCTGTTAAACTAACAAGCAATCGAGTCATTTCAGCTAAGCCATCATTTTTATAGATGGAAGGTGAAACCAGAAAAACTAATTTAACTGCTTCAAATCCTTCTTCCCAATATATACCAGTAGGAATAATAGCAACTCCTATCTTTCCTTGTTTATCAATAGCTTTTATGGGATGCGGTACTGCGATGTCTTGGTCAAAGATAACTGTACTCATTGACTCTCGTCTCGCTATCAATTCTTTCATTGATAGGCGGTACTGGTCATCTCCTTTTGTATTTAACAAGGTTATCAATTGCCGCAATACAGTTTCTTTGTCCCCTTCCTGACAGACCATAAAATAATCCTTGGAAAAGTAATCATCAAAAACTTTTACATCTGTCATAGTGGTATTATTCTGAGAGCTACGATAGTGCTTACAGTCAATTTCAGCTAGCTGATTTTTAATCATTTGAACTTCATCATCCTTTAAAAAGACACTAGTTGTCAAAACAGGTACTGAAAAAACCAAATTAGATAAATCAATGGTTGAGATAATTAAATCAATTCCCTCTAATCTTTCATCGGTAAGGTCATAATAACCAACCAAATTAACAATATTTATTTGCCTTCCTAGTTCATTTTCCAAACGCATACGAAGCATCTGAGCGCTGCCATAACCAGTGGCACAGATAACTAATGTATTCAATTTATTGTTTTGATAAAAACGCTCAATGCCTGCTAGCAAATGTAAGGTTACGTAGGCAATTTCATCATCTGATAAATCAAAATCTTTAAAGTAATTCATTTTACTCATTAAACTGCGCGAGATTAAAAATGCTTCCTTGTATTGTCTTTGGATATCATCTAAGAGTGGATTGTCCAATCGAACCTTATTACGTACACGTTCAAGTAAGACCTCTAAATGCTTTAAAAGTCCTTCAATAAATGTAAAATCTTGACTAAATTGATAACCATAACTATGATCAATCTCAGTTGTCGCATCAAGTAAATCTTGTCTCAGACTAATATAATCCAAGCTATCTGAGTTCTCAGCATGAATACTTTCAGATATTAAATGCAGGGCAATATAATTAATCTCTTCATCTGGAAAATCAGTTCCTGTTACCTGTTCAAGGCGTCTTAAAATATTTGTAGCGACTAAAATCTCAGACTTAAATTTCAGCTGATCAATATTAAGTTGAGAAATCTTGAAGCCATCATTAACTCGTTTAATAGCTAAAGCAATATGAACTATCAAGTTTTGGATTACAAAATCAGACAATTTTAAATATCGACTTCTGCATTCATCTAAAACTATGATGGTCAGTTCTTCAAAGCTAATTGGGAGTTTGAAAAAGTCGTCACCAATATACTGATGAATATTCTTTAAAAAATAGCCACTAAAGAAGTAATCCATAATGAAGTGTCGCTTATCATGTTCAGCACCACTAACATAAACTCCTTTATTGGCACGACTTTCAATTTTTAAATCATAGTGTGCTAATTCATGCCGAATTTTTTTAAAATCAGAAGATAAAGTGGATCGGCTAACATAAAGCTGATCCATTAAATCTTCAAATAAAATCTCCTCTTGCTCAAAAATCAATTTATTGATGATAAAATTATGACGATCATTAATATCAATATTTTCCGTTCCAACTTGAATATGATTTTCAGAAACGATATTTAAATAATCAGCTTCATTTTCTAACTCTAATTGGTAACCATGTCCTTGTTTCGAGACTATCTGTAGTCCCTTTTCTTGTTCAATAAAAGAAATGAGGGATTTAATGTAAGTTCTAACAGTCCGATCTGAACAGGCTAGGTGCTTGGACAATTCTTTACTGGTAACAAAACTTCCCCGATTTTGATAAAGATATTGTAAGATAAGTTTTTCTTTCTGGCCTAACATACTGTCTCCTTTTGGAAAATTCTTTATGTTAATTATGCAGAATTTTTAATCAAAAGAACAGTCAGATGTTTTCTTTAACTAGGATAGCCATTTTCTCAATACCCATCGGAATAGGAATATAAGCTTGGGGAGGGATTTGGACAATTGGTTTTCCAACTTTCTCTGCTGCCTCAGAAAACTGTTTAAAATGCATTTTTGTTTGAGGGCTTACTAAGTATAAGTCGTATTCCGCCGATGCAATTTTCTTTGCTCCTTCAGGGACACCTAC contains:
- a CDS encoding BglG family transcription antiterminator, with the translated sequence MLGQKEKLILQYLYQNRGSFVTSKELSKHLACSDRTVRTYIKSLISFIEQEKGLQIVSKQGHGYQLELENEADYLNIVSENHIQVGTENIDINDRHNFIINKLIFEQEEILFEDLMDQLYVSRSTLSSDFKKIRHELAHYDLKIESRANKGVYVSGAEHDKRHFIMDYFFSGYFLKNIHQYIGDDFFKLPISFEELTIIVLDECRSRYLKLSDFVIQNLIVHIALAIKRVNDGFKISQLNIDQLKFKSEILVATNILRRLEQVTGTDFPDEEINYIALHLISESIHAENSDSLDYISLRQDLLDATTEIDHSYGYQFSQDFTFIEGLLKHLEVLLERVRNKVRLDNPLLDDIQRQYKEAFLISRSLMSKMNYFKDFDLSDDEIAYVTLHLLAGIERFYQNNKLNTLVICATGYGSAQMLRMRLENELGRQINIVNLVGYYDLTDERLEGIDLIISTIDLSNLVFSVPVLTTSVFLKDDEVQMIKNQLAEIDCKHYRSSQNNTTMTDVKVFDDYFSKDYFMVCQEGDKETVLRQLITLLNTKGDDQYRLSMKELIARRESMSTVIFDQDIAVPHPIKAIDKQGKIGVAIIPTGIYWEEGFEAVKLVFLVSPSIYKNDGLAEMTRLLVSLTECTQTKEKLIACQDFESFKQIILDIK
- a CDS encoding PTS cellobiose transporter subunit IIB, whose product is MMTKALIICAGGMSSSLIAKKTQTLLAEQGVEVEMNAVGVPEGAKKIASAEYDLYLVSPQTKMHFKQFSEAAEKVGKPIVQIPPQAYIPIPMGIEKMAILVKENI
- a CDS encoding DUF871 domain-containing protein; its protein translation is MGKLGISIYPSKTSMAEMKAYIDLAVKYGYQRLFTSMLEVADNALETVATFTEIIQYGNNKGLKTSLDVNPKLFKALNIKYNQLEVFAQMGIDTLRLDEGFTGYEEAMLTHNNLGIKIELNISRGQHYIDMVMDFGPNPHQLIGSHNFYPQEYTGLSFDYFLKTAKQYKTYNLKTAAFIDSPNSKIGPWPLSDRMVSTEIQRDMSLKAQVYLLKMCGQIDDIILSSSLLPENDLKIVADAFSQSLPVFPVKVWQELSAVEKEILLNNQHLYRGDKSDYMIRSSQPRLIYKDHSIEPFNTIAIKKGMVTIGNNNAGQYKGELQIALQDRPNNGRQNVVAQIASENEILTTLLQLWQSFIFTEE
- a CDS encoding PTS cellobiose transporter subunit IIA, with the translated sequence MTNDELQMAAFEIILNSGNSRTTVHEAFAEMRKGDYNRASELLEVANEDLLQAHKAQTKLLQEYAGGTEIKIEIIMVHAQDHLMTTMTLREVAIEMLALYKKMQ
- the celB gene encoding PTS cellobiose transporter subunit IIC encodes the protein MFEILEKYLMGPMGVVSTWRPVRAIVAAGMASIPLTIVGSAFLVLGIIPTAFPFPFVQDLWASSFDKIAALTLIAYKCSMGILTLYFAFVIGFEYTKIYAEEDGLNLDPMNGGLLSVFAFFMTIPEITFSKGAMALVANETTINGWSVGGDSLARLSTSGLFTGILMAVLTVQLYRLCVVKNWVVKMPDAVPEGVSRSFTALIPAFVVAVTVLFISGIFIMLGTDIYKVIAIPFGFVKNITNSIGGIIVIYFLIHALWLVGIHGANIVMGLVNPILLANMAENVNGAHFAFAGEFTNAYVTIGGSGATLGVCIFMALFAKSEQLKMLGRASIGSSLFNINEPLIFGLPIVYNPILAIPFLLSPVVTAVVAFVVVDLNIVKKAIIQTPWPTPGGLGAYLGSGDIKAAILAIVCVTLAFLIWFPFIKYYDKKLLAEERAVVAESAIV